Proteins from one Planctomycetota bacterium genomic window:
- a CDS encoding DUF2284 domain-containing protein, whose product MNLNRYAALARKEGALHAVLINARDVVLDPRTILKCRFGCTGWGNNWTCPSAPGAITVSDFARIIKYYKKALLIHTRDPAPSRKSGLRGPSGKKLSHDISYKIEQAAYVDGNYFAFSFSDCAVCKKCSFPRPCRAQKKARPAMQAVGIDVFATAHKQGLPLKTLKSKSDEVNWYSLVLIN is encoded by the coding sequence ATGAATTTAAACCGATACGCCGCGCTTGCCAGAAAAGAGGGCGCACTCCACGCGGTCCTGATTAATGCCCGGGATGTTGTCCTTGACCCGCGCACAATACTCAAATGCCGTTTCGGCTGCACCGGCTGGGGCAATAACTGGACTTGTCCCTCCGCCCCCGGCGCCATTACCGTCTCCGATTTTGCCCGCATCATAAAATATTATAAAAAGGCATTGCTTATCCATACCCGTGACCCCGCTCCGTCCCGCAAATCGGGACTACGGGGACCTAGTGGTAAAAAGCTTTCCCACGATATCTCGTATAAAATAGAGCAGGCGGCTTATGTGGACGGCAATTACTTCGCCTTCAGCTTTTCCGATTGCGCGGTTTGTAAAAAGTGCTCTTTTCCCAGGCCATGCCGCGCCCAAAAAAAGGCCCGCCCGGCCATGCAGGCGGTCGGGATAGATGTCTTTGCCACCGCCCATAAGCAAGGGTTGCCTTTGAAAACCCTTAAATCCAAATCCGACGAGGTGAATTGGTACAGCCTCGTGCTGATTAATTGA
- the yajC gene encoding preprotein translocase subunit YajC, which translates to MFNSMIFLAQDAAPSGSSALISMLLPFALLFGLMYLLLIRPQNKKEKMRQEMINSLQKNDHVITSGGMFGIVSNIKDDEISLKVDEDSNVKIRVSKNAIVGVIKRANP; encoded by the coding sequence ATGTTTAATTCTATGATATTTTTAGCCCAGGACGCGGCTCCAAGCGGCTCTTCTGCTTTAATCAGCATGCTCCTGCCTTTTGCCCTGCTTTTCGGTTTAATGTACCTCTTGCTCATAAGACCCCAGAATAAAAAAGAAAAGATGCGTCAGGAAATGATTAACAGCCTCCAGAAAAACGACCACGTCATCACCAGCGGAGGAATGTTCGGAATTGTTTCCAATATCAAGGATGATGAAATCTCGCTTAAAGTGGATGAGGATTCCAACGTAAAGATACGCGTTTCCAAAAACGCCATTGTAGGCGTAATAAAACGCGCGAACCCCTAG
- the secD gene encoding protein translocase subunit SecD, with the protein MKETLKWQLLLVLIITAIAGYFAYPSDDKMFFKEGEWFEGCKIQLGLDLQGGSELILGFQQQETMSSESLKSGVDSARNIIERRINSFGLKEPRIQPYGNQLLVQLPGVDPSEIDNIKKLLITTGKLEFKLVAKQSVIDVYEKRYPAVPPGYQWYDETPVKDKPVEHLLLEEKTIISGENVVDAGYKVLDPMEGIVVTLKLDLVGSHIFEDVTGKHNEKTSDQRRLAILLDSKVVSAPSIRSKITGGEAVITHGGKGGFPETEARDLSMILRSGSLPGNLEVKSENTLGPSLGADAINRSVTSFTLAIIVVALFMIVYYHLAGMISVLALLINAILLLGILSFFSATLTLPGIAGIVLTMGMAVDSNIIFYERIREEQEKGKTTVQSFEGGFGKALVTVIDANLTTLVAGLVLWYFGTGPIRGFAVTLSAGILTTLFSGYFATKLMVQFVIESGIAKKITMLKILTKPNINFMKISHYFIKFSVVCILLGMVAFYMRGIKTNTAYGVDFTGGTVLNLHFKEKVNIADVRTTIKNITVTDAKTNAPAPKYPDAEVLSVMPPVTDTGAGGIKSMFSKAGQMSEEFQIRTRYVRTEKGVLELKNDLLAKFSDKVAQETITLITSTNKAGYKLMMELNLGKQVGVNELKVKLAELAKRNKKQEPLVIIPEASEEITDTTSAHFEIYFREDEPVQWERALRAKEGLDLPRGVFPVAGMIDTMVSKSLQQNAVIAIILSWICMLIYVAFRFELKYGLAAVVALVHDVLFALGATAAFNLIVPDSWGISVEINFTSVAALMTIIGYSVNDTIVIFDRVRENMTEMKRQPLEAILNASVNQTLGRTIITSLTVFFTVVILFLVTATSGAGIVSFAFPMVIGTIAGSYSTIFIASPFVKAWGGSGEKKPQAEKKD; encoded by the coding sequence ATGAAAGAAACTCTCAAATGGCAATTGCTCCTGGTTCTTATCATAACCGCCATCGCCGGTTACTTCGCTTACCCATCTGACGATAAAATGTTCTTTAAGGAAGGCGAATGGTTCGAAGGCTGTAAAATCCAGTTGGGACTCGACCTTCAGGGAGGAAGCGAGTTGATACTCGGTTTCCAACAGCAGGAAACGATGAGCTCGGAAAGCTTAAAATCCGGGGTCGATTCCGCCCGCAACATTATCGAACGCCGTATCAACAGCTTCGGATTGAAGGAACCGCGTATCCAACCTTACGGCAACCAGCTTTTGGTCCAGCTACCTGGAGTTGACCCAAGCGAAATAGACAATATAAAAAAGCTGCTTATCACCACCGGCAAGCTGGAATTCAAACTGGTGGCAAAACAATCCGTTATAGATGTATATGAAAAACGCTACCCGGCAGTTCCTCCCGGTTACCAGTGGTATGACGAAACTCCGGTAAAGGATAAGCCGGTTGAACACCTCCTGCTTGAGGAAAAAACCATCATCAGCGGTGAAAATGTCGTTGATGCCGGATATAAAGTGCTGGACCCGATGGAAGGAATCGTGGTTACCTTAAAACTGGATCTGGTCGGTTCGCATATTTTTGAAGATGTCACCGGAAAGCATAATGAAAAGACATCCGACCAAAGAAGGCTGGCAATTTTGCTGGATAGCAAAGTGGTTTCAGCCCCGAGTATCAGAAGCAAGATAACCGGCGGAGAAGCCGTTATTACACACGGGGGAAAAGGCGGATTCCCGGAAACAGAGGCGCGCGATTTATCCATGATACTGCGTTCGGGAAGCCTACCCGGAAACCTGGAAGTCAAAAGCGAAAACACATTAGGGCCATCTCTCGGTGCGGATGCGATTAACAGAAGCGTCACCTCTTTTACCCTGGCAATAATCGTGGTTGCCCTATTCATGATTGTTTATTACCATCTGGCAGGAATGATTTCGGTCCTCGCACTTTTAATAAACGCTATCCTGCTTTTAGGCATACTTTCCTTTTTCTCAGCAACCCTGACACTCCCCGGCATCGCGGGCATCGTCTTAACCATGGGTATGGCGGTCGATTCCAATATCATTTTCTACGAAAGAATCAGGGAAGAGCAGGAAAAAGGCAAGACCACGGTGCAATCGTTTGAAGGCGGGTTCGGCAAGGCGTTGGTAACGGTCATAGACGCCAACCTGACGACCCTGGTTGCCGGATTGGTATTGTGGTATTTCGGAACAGGTCCGATACGCGGATTTGCGGTTACACTTTCCGCAGGCATTCTCACTACGCTTTTCAGCGGATATTTCGCCACCAAACTCATGGTCCAGTTCGTCATTGAAAGCGGAATAGCCAAGAAAATCACCATGTTAAAGATACTGACCAAGCCTAATATCAACTTTATGAAAATCAGCCATTATTTTATCAAGTTTTCGGTAGTTTGCATCTTGTTGGGAATGGTTGCTTTTTATATGAGAGGAATAAAGACCAACACCGCTTACGGGGTGGATTTCACGGGCGGGACGGTTTTGAACCTACACTTCAAGGAAAAGGTCAATATTGCTGATGTCCGGACGACCATAAAGAACATTACCGTAACGGATGCCAAAACCAACGCACCTGCCCCCAAATACCCGGACGCGGAAGTATTAAGCGTCATGCCACCGGTCACGGATACCGGCGCGGGCGGGATAAAATCCATGTTCTCCAAGGCCGGGCAGATGTCGGAAGAATTCCAGATACGTACCCGATATGTGCGCACGGAAAAAGGCGTTTTGGAGTTGAAAAACGACCTCCTTGCGAAATTTTCCGATAAAGTCGCGCAGGAAACCATCACTCTCATCACCTCAACCAACAAGGCCGGTTATAAGCTGATGATGGAATTAAACCTGGGTAAACAGGTTGGGGTTAACGAGTTAAAAGTGAAACTCGCCGAGCTTGCCAAGCGCAATAAAAAGCAAGAACCGCTGGTGATTATACCGGAGGCATCCGAGGAAATAACCGATACAACATCGGCACATTTTGAAATATATTTCAGGGAAGACGAACCCGTGCAGTGGGAACGGGCACTGCGAGCCAAAGAAGGTCTGGATTTACCGAGAGGCGTTTTCCCGGTTGCCGGCATGATAGATACCATGGTTTCCAAAAGTTTGCAACAAAACGCGGTTATTGCCATCATCCTTTCGTGGATATGCATGCTCATTTACGTCGCCTTCCGGTTCGAACTGAAATACGGACTGGCGGCGGTAGTTGCGCTGGTGCACGACGTTTTATTCGCCCTAGGCGCGACGGCGGCATTCAACCTGATTGTCCCGGACAGCTGGGGTATTAGTGTCGAAATAAACTTTACCTCAGTGGCGGCGCTTATGACCATCATCGGTTATTCGGTCAACGACACCATCGTCATCTTCGACCGCGTCAGGGAAAACATGACGGAAATGAAACGCCAGCCGCTGGAAGCGATTTTAAACGCCAGCGTCAACCAGACGCTCGGCCGTACAATTATAACATCATTGACTGTTTTCTTCACGGTGGTGATACTCTTCCTGGTCACGGCAACAAGCGGCGCCGGGATCGTTAGCTTTGCCTTCCCGATGGTAATCGGCACGATCGCCGGCTCTTATTCCACCATCTTTATCGCCTCGCCGTTTGTCAAGGCTTGGGGCGGAAGCGGGGAAAAGAAGCCGCAAGCAGAGAAAAAAGACTGA
- a CDS encoding VWA domain-containing protein, with amino-acid sequence MKNLWSKVLAVSFLIFSFSLCAILPITGEDNSQSATEETKEEETPEQSQAQTDTQVTISVKPKYYGIEMKSDHLIFVIDVTGSMSTELDMSVKEKAKKMLKPMETGGNKPKPEKDKNAKNKRDAGEGIDWDKIKNHLDLARAEFVEAIKSLKPDISFAALAYNTKIFPLQNTFVLADQKNKDKVIKAVNSFKPEGPTDAFFEALLKAISYAKDKAPEKKQGKDSKNAQVTGKDKGKAAKKKEEPPYEIFFLTDGAPTVTSATTVAGMPEEKIEENLKKLQEAIEKKNVCIHAIGIGFHNTGLMQKIAEIGNGQYVNLGPDRNPPREQK; translated from the coding sequence ATGAAAAACCTGTGGTCGAAGGTTCTGGCAGTTTCTTTCTTGATATTCTCTTTTTCCCTATGCGCAATTCTACCTATCACAGGGGAAGATAACAGCCAATCCGCAACGGAAGAAACTAAAGAAGAAGAAACACCGGAGCAAAGCCAGGCGCAAACTGATACCCAGGTCACCATCTCCGTAAAGCCCAAATATTACGGCATCGAGATGAAATCCGACCACCTTATCTTTGTGATTGACGTTACCGGAAGCATGTCTACCGAGCTTGACATGAGCGTTAAGGAGAAAGCAAAAAAAATGCTCAAACCCATGGAAACAGGGGGGAATAAACCGAAACCCGAAAAAGACAAGAACGCCAAGAACAAAAGGGATGCCGGCGAGGGAATAGACTGGGACAAAATAAAAAACCATCTGGATCTAGCGCGGGCGGAATTTGTTGAGGCGATAAAATCGCTTAAGCCGGATATTTCTTTCGCGGCGCTGGCTTATAATACAAAGATATTCCCGCTGCAAAACACCTTCGTGCTTGCCGACCAAAAGAATAAAGATAAAGTAATCAAAGCGGTCAACAGTTTCAAGCCTGAAGGGCCGACCGACGCCTTTTTTGAAGCGCTCTTGAAGGCAATCAGCTACGCGAAAGACAAAGCGCCGGAAAAGAAACAGGGAAAAGACAGTAAAAACGCGCAGGTCACCGGAAAGGATAAGGGAAAAGCCGCCAAGAAAAAGGAAGAACCGCCATACGAAATATTCTTCCTGACGGATGGAGCTCCGACCGTAACTTCCGCCACAACCGTGGCCGGTATGCCTGAAGAGAAAATAGAAGAAAACCTGAAAAAACTTCAGGAGGCAATAGAAAAGAAAAACGTCTGCATACACGCCATCGGAATTGGTTTTCATAATACCGGGCTGATGCAAAAGATTGCGGAGATAGGCAACGGACAGTATGTAAACCTGGGGCCGGATAGAAATCCGCCCCGGGAGCAAAAATAA
- a CDS encoding LysM peptidoglycan-binding domain-containing protein, which produces MKQAAIIIIVALVVIMVVGLVLWQTDYFKKPEPPPPQEPVVTMPAKPIEQPKPQGESYTVKQGDTLWSIAKEKYGTGAKWELIMEANKDKITNKDSLTVGWVLFIPKDTGGTVQPAPSSVIYHTVVQGDTLEKIALKYYNDASKSEMIFQANRDKLATKETSLQAGWKLAIPK; this is translated from the coding sequence ATGAAACAAGCAGCCATAATAATAATAGTTGCCTTGGTCGTAATCATGGTGGTAGGGTTAGTGCTGTGGCAAACAGATTATTTCAAAAAGCCCGAACCGCCGCCGCCTCAAGAACCGGTGGTAACCATGCCCGCCAAGCCGATTGAACAACCCAAGCCCCAAGGAGAATCTTATACGGTAAAACAAGGCGATACGCTTTGGAGCATTGCCAAGGAAAAATACGGAACCGGCGCCAAATGGGAACTTATCATGGAAGCGAACAAGGATAAAATTACGAATAAAGATTCCCTGACAGTCGGCTGGGTTTTGTTTATCCCTAAAGACACCGGAGGAACGGTACAGCCGGCTCCGAGTAGTGTAATATACCACACCGTAGTTCAGGGCGATACGCTGGAAAAGATTGCTCTTAAATATTATAATGATGCCTCGAAATCAGAAATGATTTTCCAGGCAAACCGCGATAAGTTAGCCACTAAGGAAACTTCTTTGCAGGCAGGATGGAAACTGGCTATCCCGAAGTAA
- a CDS encoding NAD(+)/NADH kinase yields MPKNKMSNKTVILTGNWKKPETKRLINSLRQWLSKKACRVEVDLNNRLSLSSKKADLVVVFGGDGSILSAARRLGENPVPVIGVNLGKLGFMAGYSPQELKRSFSRILSGNYRQSSRMMIACEVIKPGGKRKSFIALNEIIVSREASSRMLYLKLSINKNHLATFGADGLIVSTPAGSTAHSLAAGGPVIHPAVRGFILTPVCAHTLAMRPLVIPAEDAVSIGFLGESKKIVLTVDGQIFVALSPKDKVHVSVSRRVFYLIEPLHRTFYKTLTEKMLWGGRNGAKQQNKSGLITSG; encoded by the coding sequence ATGCCGAAAAATAAAATGAGTAATAAGACGGTTATCCTAACAGGCAATTGGAAAAAACCGGAAACCAAAAGGCTTATTAATTCCCTGAGACAATGGCTTTCCAAAAAAGCATGCCGGGTTGAGGTGGATTTAAATAATCGGCTGTCCCTTTCAAGCAAGAAAGCCGATTTGGTTGTTGTTTTCGGAGGAGATGGCTCCATCCTTTCCGCGGCCAGGCGCTTGGGCGAAAACCCGGTTCCGGTCATCGGAGTTAATTTGGGAAAGCTCGGGTTTATGGCCGGCTATTCTCCCCAAGAACTGAAGCGTTCTTTCAGCCGCATCCTTTCAGGCAATTACCGACAATCTTCCCGCATGATGATAGCATGCGAGGTTATTAAGCCGGGAGGCAAGCGCAAGAGCTTTATTGCCCTGAACGAAATAATCGTATCGCGCGAGGCATCTTCCCGGATGCTTTACCTCAAATTATCGATAAATAAAAATCACTTGGCGACTTTTGGAGCGGATGGCTTGATTGTTTCTACTCCGGCCGGTTCAACCGCACACTCGCTTGCCGCCGGAGGTCCGGTTATCCACCCTGCGGTAAGAGGATTTATCCTAACTCCGGTCTGTGCCCACACCCTGGCAATGCGGCCGCTAGTCATCCCGGCTGAAGATGCCGTTTCAATCGGGTTTTTGGGTGAATCGAAAAAAATAGTGCTGACCGTAGACGGCCAGATTTTTGTGGCGCTAAGCCCGAAAGATAAAGTGCATGTCTCCGTTTCCCGGCGCGTGTTTTACCTGATAGAGCCGCTCCACCGGACTTTTTACAAGACCCTGACGGAAAAGATGCTCTGGGGCGGGAGGAATGGGGCAAAACAGCAAAATAAATCAGGTCTTATTACTTCGGGATAG
- a CDS encoding HEAT repeat domain-containing protein: protein MKQKIIVLMMGLFLCAYGLSVFGQVSDKEWAEAEKNFQSEYSKPAAAKDGKLRYTPIERLRGIEHPNLVKLLIGKVIPNELNGNYPLNIDAAVEVLGGIKSDSVIGALVAEAKKAPLNVRIAVIPALGAVNKPPVTELLISFLDDKDSRIKVCSIDALSRICPKEALDKVIAAFEAKEWEVRASATNYLSKVADEESKTKAAEALTAQSNKESGRLREDMLGAIKKLTGKETPSDSQETIAVFYGMKITSKAPVFVVDISSSMKMFKAKEGGSRFDVLIKELKSAVEHLSPDAKFNIIIFNDKVNSCQKTLVPVKQYQKEALKWIDELKSSGLTNIYDALETGFGFTGDKKDVNVSGYISGKGSGADTIYFMTDGEPTAGKYLKTDEIRSAVRILNQTKKIRINVIAVGVGGSEPIPGNMPQGGGGPPPGAMGGGGPTGKVDTEFLKKLADENYGEYAEK from the coding sequence ATGAAACAAAAAATAATCGTCCTCATGATGGGTTTGTTTCTTTGCGCATACGGGCTTTCTGTTTTCGGGCAGGTTTCTGATAAGGAATGGGCTGAGGCGGAAAAGAATTTCCAGTCGGAATACTCCAAGCCGGCTGCCGCCAAGGATGGCAAATTACGCTATACTCCTATCGAGAGACTGAGAGGGATAGAGCATCCAAATTTGGTTAAGCTTTTAATCGGCAAGGTTATTCCGAATGAACTTAACGGCAATTACCCTTTAAATATAGACGCCGCGGTCGAGGTTTTGGGCGGTATCAAAAGTGATTCCGTCATAGGAGCCCTGGTTGCGGAAGCCAAAAAGGCGCCGCTTAACGTCAGGATAGCCGTCATCCCGGCGCTGGGCGCGGTCAATAAGCCGCCGGTAACAGAACTTCTTATTTCATTCCTGGATGATAAAGATTCCCGCATTAAAGTGTGTTCCATAGATGCATTAAGCCGTATCTGCCCGAAAGAGGCGTTGGATAAAGTGATTGCCGCGTTTGAAGCCAAGGAATGGGAAGTGCGCGCCAGCGCAACGAATTACCTTTCTAAAGTAGCGGACGAGGAATCCAAAACCAAGGCGGCGGAAGCGCTTACCGCCCAATCCAATAAGGAGTCGGGCCGCTTGAGGGAAGACATGCTCGGCGCCATAAAGAAGCTTACCGGCAAGGAAACACCGTCCGATTCACAGGAAACCATTGCCGTTTTCTACGGAATGAAGATAACCTCAAAAGCACCGGTTTTTGTGGTGGATATCAGTTCAAGCATGAAGATGTTCAAGGCAAAAGAAGGCGGCAGCCGTTTCGATGTTCTTATCAAAGAATTGAAAAGCGCTGTGGAACACCTGTCGCCGGATGCCAAATTTAACATTATCATATTCAACGATAAGGTTAATTCATGTCAGAAGACGCTTGTTCCGGTTAAGCAATACCAGAAAGAGGCGTTGAAATGGATAGATGAGCTTAAATCGTCCGGATTGACCAATATTTACGACGCCCTGGAAACCGGATTCGGGTTTACCGGAGATAAGAAAGATGTCAACGTAAGCGGTTATATCAGCGGTAAAGGTTCAGGGGCAGATACCATATATTTCATGACCGATGGTGAGCCGACCGCCGGAAAATATCTTAAAACGGATGAAATCCGCAGTGCCGTGCGCATCTTAAACCAGACCAAGAAAATCAGGATTAATGTGATTGCCGTTGGGGTGGGCGGGAGCGAGCCGATTCCCGGTAATATGCCTCAGGGTGGCGGCGGACCTCCTCCGGGCGCCATGGGAGGGGGCGGCCCCACAGGGAAAGTCGATACCGAATTCCTTAAAAAGCTGGCCGATGAAAACTACGGCGAATATGCCGAAAAATAA
- the rnpA gene encoding ribonuclease P protein component, translating to MKKYTFRKKEHLLKERDFERLLKHAERLGDKLMTIYLLPNELPHSRLGIIVAKKRVRKSTRRNYIKRLVREAYRLNKNLLPKKHDIIINITQTEGFSLKDIEESLLKLTNEKTNN from the coding sequence ATGAAAAAATACACCTTCCGTAAAAAAGAGCACCTTTTAAAGGAACGCGATTTCGAGCGGCTTTTAAAGCACGCCGAACGGCTCGGCGATAAGCTTATGACCATTTACCTTTTGCCCAACGAGCTTCCTCACAGCCGGCTGGGAATTATCGTCGCTAAAAAGCGTGTCAGGAAAAGCACGCGCCGCAACTATATAAAACGCCTCGTCCGCGAGGCATACCGGCTGAATAAAAATCTCCTCCCCAAAAAGCATGATATAATCATAAACATTACGCAAACCGAAGGTTTTTCCCTCAAAGACATAGAAGAAAGCCTGTTAAAACTAACCAATGAGAAAACTAATAATTAA
- the yidD gene encoding membrane protein insertion efficiency factor YidD, whose translation MRKLIINLLISLVKMYQVLLSPLHLPSCRFQPTCSDYCIQSLKEKGIIKGLLKSAWRLLRCHPLGGSGYDPVS comes from the coding sequence ATGAGAAAACTAATAATTAACCTGTTGATATCCCTCGTAAAGATGTATCAGGTTTTATTGTCCCCGTTACATCTGCCTTCCTGCAGATTCCAGCCGACCTGTTCGGACTACTGTATCCAATCACTAAAAGAAAAAGGCATTATAAAGGGATTACTAAAAAGCGCCTGGCGGCTTTTAAGATGCCATCCCCTGGGCGGCTCTGGCTACGACCCGGTCAGCTGA
- a CDS encoding Gfo/Idh/MocA family oxidoreductase → MMKIALIGYGYWGPNLLRVLMENRLADEVYCCEMDSKRLEKARNRYPPVKATSKLDDILKNDSINAAIVATPIGTHFNIASKLLESGKSVFVEKPMAASVKEAENLIKLSKKHNKTLMVGHTFEYSPPVLKIKEIISKGELGNIFFISSKRVNLGLHQKDASVIWDLAPHDFSIIFSILGESPNRIQAVGRDCVKSKYPDVAFISLRFPSGVIAHMELSWLAPSKLRNTTIVGSKKMLVYDDTQPVEKIKIFDHGVNFKDPETFGEYQLSYRTGDIVSPKVETFEPLGAEISHFIDCVKTGKKPKTDGESGLRVVKALETAEKSLQLNGIPQDIK, encoded by the coding sequence ATGATGAAAATCGCGCTAATCGGCTACGGTTACTGGGGACCGAATCTCCTGCGCGTCCTCATGGAGAACCGCCTGGCGGACGAAGTTTACTGCTGTGAGATGGATTCCAAACGCCTGGAAAAGGCGCGCAACCGCTATCCTCCCGTCAAGGCAACCAGCAAGCTTGACGATATCCTCAAAAACGATTCCATCAACGCCGCGATTGTGGCAACGCCCATCGGAACGCATTTTAATATCGCTTCCAAACTGCTCGAATCAGGCAAAAGCGTTTTTGTGGAAAAACCCATGGCCGCCTCCGTAAAAGAAGCCGAAAACCTGATTAAGCTTTCCAAGAAACACAATAAAACCTTGATGGTCGGGCATACGTTCGAATATTCGCCTCCGGTTTTAAAGATTAAGGAAATTATTTCCAAAGGGGAACTCGGCAATATATTCTTTATTTCCTCCAAGCGCGTTAACCTGGGTCTCCACCAGAAAGATGCCAGTGTCATCTGGGACCTGGCGCCGCATGATTTTTCCATCATATTTTCCATCTTGGGCGAAAGCCCCAACCGCATCCAGGCAGTCGGGCGCGATTGCGTCAAGAGCAAATATCCGGATGTGGCATTTATCAGCCTCAGGTTCCCGTCCGGCGTGATTGCCCATATGGAGCTTTCCTGGCTGGCGCCGAGCAAATTAAGGAATACCACGATTGTCGGCTCCAAGAAAATGCTCGTCTATGACGATACCCAGCCGGTGGAAAAGATAAAGATATTCGACCACGGAGTGAATTTCAAGGACCCGGAAACTTTCGGGGAATACCAGCTCTCCTACCGGACGGGAGATATCGTCTCGCCCAAGGTGGAAACATTCGAGCCTTTGGGCGCGGAGATTTCCCATTTTATCGATTGCGTCAAGACCGGCAAGAAACCGAAAACCGACGGCGAATCCGGACTGCGCGTGGTCAAGGCGCTGGAAACAGCCGAGAAATCCTTGCAACTTAATGGAATCCCTCAAGATATAAAATAA
- the mgtE gene encoding magnesium transporter — protein MKDTCDGNIKEPGLANPPAEPERDLTFPVPEKISPALIRNKLKAGGLAEAVFLVKRLSPALRAEFFLQLRVAEQKALLSAMPPALAASILADCDSASLVSILAGIKPENITPVLKLISPDNLADILLRLPKNYLQEVIKLLDPELSAEVEKLMTFDPESAGGLMTTRYLSVPDVITVGRAIELLRCAKRPDTPSYIYIVDASGRLEGVAPLRGLLLTDSRKSVTSAMVRNVIKLKSSALKKEIIDVFNQYHFISLPVVDEKERLVGIVTFDDVITAMRQSEKEVIQGITGVDPREVFKTTFAVTRSRLPWMTVTIMGGLGCAVIGSFFRDTLAEMVMIGIFIPIILALGESIGVQMTSIVLTTIGDGGIPRAELSAFVYKEFMVSLLIGLYAGVVVSVASVLLFGNINFGLLLSATVFISVCWAALLSLMVSIVMKKLRVNPAVASGPLALALIDMSTMVIYLGSAAFFLSLVK, from the coding sequence TTGAAAGACACGTGCGATGGCAATATCAAGGAACCCGGCTTGGCAAATCCGCCGGCTGAACCCGAAAGGGATTTGACTTTTCCGGTTCCGGAAAAGATTTCGCCCGCGTTAATCCGCAATAAATTAAAGGCAGGCGGGCTGGCGGAAGCCGTTTTTTTGGTAAAGCGGTTATCACCGGCGCTGCGCGCCGAGTTTTTTCTTCAACTGCGCGTTGCCGAACAGAAGGCGCTCTTAAGCGCCATGCCGCCGGCGCTGGCCGCCTCCATCCTGGCGGATTGCGACAGCGCCAGCCTCGTTTCCATATTGGCCGGCATCAAGCCGGAAAATATCACGCCGGTCCTTAAGCTTATTTCCCCGGATAACCTTGCCGATATCCTGCTGAGGCTTCCCAAAAACTATTTACAGGAGGTAATCAAACTGCTCGACCCGGAATTGAGCGCGGAGGTGGAAAAGCTGATGACCTTCGACCCGGAAAGCGCGGGCGGGCTAATGACCACGCGCTACTTGAGCGTTCCGGATGTCATCACGGTCGGCCGGGCGATAGAGCTCCTGCGCTGTGCCAAGCGGCCTGATACGCCTTCTTACATTTATATCGTTGATGCCAGTGGCCGCTTGGAGGGCGTGGCGCCGCTCAGGGGATTGCTCCTGACGGATTCCAGAAAGTCCGTTACTTCTGCCATGGTCAGGAATGTCATTAAGTTAAAATCAAGCGCGCTCAAAAAAGAGATAATCGACGTCTTTAACCAATACCATTTTATTTCCCTGCCCGTAGTGGATGAAAAAGAGCGCTTGGTAGGTATCGTTACATTCGATGATGTAATAACCGCCATGCGCCAGAGCGAAAAAGAGGTGATTCAGGGAATAACCGGCGTCGACCCGCGCGAAGTCTTCAAGACCACTTTCGCGGTGACGCGCAGCCGCTTGCCCTGGATGACGGTGACAATCATGGGCGGATTGGGTTGCGCGGTCATCGGCAGCTTTTTCCGGGATACCCTGGCGGAAATGGTCATGATAGGAATTTTCATCCCGATTATTCTGGCTTTGGGGGAAAGCATCGGCGTGCAGATGACCTCGATTGTGCTGACCACGATTGGTGACGGCGGCATTCCGCGCGCGGAACTGTCCGCCTTTGTGTATAAAGAGTTCATGGTAAGCCTGCTGATAGGCCTATACGCGGGTGTCGTGGTCAGCGTCGCTTCCGTCCTTTTATTCGGTAATATTAATTTCGGGCTCCTGCTTAGCGCAACTGTATTTATTTCCGTCTGCTGGGCGGCGCTTTTGTCTTTGATGGTATCTATTGTTATGAAGAAACTGCGCGTTAATCCGGCGGTGGCAAGCGGCCCGTTAGCCTTGGCGCTTATCGATATGTCCACCATGGTAATTTATTTGGGAAGTGCCGCATTTTTCTTGAGCCTTGTTAAGTAG